The DNA window CGTGGCTACGGGTGTACCGGTCGGGGGGAATTGCCATTGGACCCGATACCGAGCATTTGACCGAGGCAAAATGGCGCTCCACATCGCTCGAAAGCGAGGAAATCCAGGTCAGTTTGCCGCCCTCTTGGGGGAATAGCGGTCAGATTTTTGTGCGACAAACGGACCCACTCCCACTCACTATCTTGAATCTCACCCTTGAAGTAGCCGTGGGTGGGTAATGTTGGAAGGATTTAATCATGATTGTTATTAATAATTCTGGAGCGGCTTTTGCGAATGACGGATCGGTGGGGGCCTTGGGAGGTGCCGCTGGTTTGGGGTCGCTGGGCATGTTGGGGCTTATTGGCGGGGGGATTACCTCGGCCATTGGCAGCTACTTCACAGCGGATTCACAAAAGACACTGCTGGATTCCCAAGCGGCAATTGCCGAGGTCAATGCCCGCATCGCTGAATTGGGCGCGCAATCGGCCTTATACCAGGGCCAGCAGCAGGTCGCAGAACTCACTTTGAAGGCGGGAAAACTCAAGAGTAGCCAGCGGGTGGCGATGGCGGCCAATGGTATCGACCTTGGCGTAGGTAGTGCGGCTGAGGTCCAGGCATCGACCGACCTCATGAAGGAAATCGACAAGAATACCCTGGAGCAAAACGCAGTTCGGGCCGCGTGGGGATATCGTACCCAGGGCGTCAATTACCGTAATGATGCCCTGATGAAACGTGCTGGTGCTGATTCCATCAATCCTTTGGTATCGGCGACCAGTTCGTTGCTGGGGAGTACGGGGAATGTGGCAAGTTCTTGGTACGTACTGAATAGAATGGGGGCGCTGGATGGCTCCATGGTTTCACGGGGAGGATAGGCAAAATGGCTATGCGTGTCCCGACCTACGATAGTTTCCAGGCTACACCAAGTGTTCTCCCTCAGGAGAAAATGACCGCGCCAGATATGGTAGACAGCGGTCAGGCTGCCACAAAAATGGGGACCGCTCTGGAATCGGCGGGGCAAGGGATGGGAAGGATTGCCCTAGATATGCAGCATCAGGCCAATCAGGTATTGGTCACCTATGGCCTCAACCAGGCGCGCCAGAAATACCTGGACCTGAAGTTTGACAAGAACGAAGGTTTTCTGGCGAAGTCAGAATTGGACGCCCTAAAACGACCGAGTGGGATGCCGCTGGATGAGGAGTATACCAATAAATTTCGGGAGGCAATCGGCGGTATCTCCAGCCAGTTGGGCAATGATGAGCAGCGTAGAATCTTCAACGAACATGCGGACGCCCTCCTCGGCCACTTCCAAAGCGAAGTGGGGCAACATATGTTCAATGAGCACAACAAATTCAGCCTGTCCGTAAATAATGGTGCGGTCAAGTTGGGGGCTGACGCGGCGCTACTCCATTGGAACGACTCCAACGCAGTGGACTCAGAAATCAAAATAATCGAGGCATCGGTAAATGAGGTCGGACGGATTAACGGAACATCCGCCAATGAGGTATCCGCGAATACGAAAGCCATCACTAGCGGCATTCGTCTGGGAGTCATCAAGGCCGCACTCCAGAATAATAAACCAGGTTACGCTGAGGAGTACCTGACAAAGTACGCCTCGCAAATGAATGCGGAGGATGTACTGGCGGTGCGGGGGCATATCACGAAGGAGCGAGATTCCCAGGTCAGTATGTTGGCAGCAAGAGACACCATGGGTCAGTTTCAGAACCGCATCCACCCAACGGATAATGATCGCGCATTTAATATAGCCATTGGCCAGGAATCGGGGGGTAGACAATTCGCAGCCAATGGTCAACCTCTCACCAGCAGTAAAGGCGCGCTGGGTATCGCGCAAGTAATGCCTAGTACTGGTCCAGAAGCGGCAAAACTAGCCGGGGTGGAATGGGATGAACAAAGATTTCGGACGGATGAGAAATATAATCTTGCCTTGGGTAAGGCATACTTCAACCATCAATTAGTAACCCATGGCGGTAGATTAGAAGAGGCCTACGCGGCTTATAACGCTGGAGCCGGTCGTGTGAGTGATGCAAAAAACCAGGCATGGCTAAAAGGGAATGAAGATAAATGGCTGGATTTTATGCCAGAGGAGACCAGAAACTATGTCACGAAAAATATGAAGGTGTACAATCTTGGGCAAGGTACTCCTCCCCGCCCAACGTTTCAGGAAGTAGACGCTGCGTTGCGGGATGACCCCCGATTGGCAGATAACCCAGCACGCTACAAACAGGCACGAATGGAAGCGGAAACCCTCTTTAATGAGCAAAGCCAGGCCATCAAACAGCGCGAAGAGGAATCGGTAGCTACTGCCATGCGTGGCCTCATTCAGAATGGGGGGCACTATTCGGAACTTCCTGTAGACATCCGCTCTACCATTCCCCCCCGCGAGGTGGCCGGTGTGATGGGATTTGCGCAGAGGGTCGCCCGAGGAGATGACTCTACGAGTCCTGCGGTTTACAACAAGTTAACGAGCCATCCTGAAGAGTTGGCGAAGATGACGGATAATCAATTTCTCATTTTACAGGGAGACCTTTCAGAGAATGATTTCAAACATTTTAGCCAGGTTCGTGCCGGTCTCATGGGTAACGGGAGCAATGGGATTGGTGACCTTAACTCCACGGCTATCAAGCAGCATCTCGATATACGGCTTCGTCTCTTGGGTATCGACCCAACCCCGAAAGAGACCGCCACGGCTGAAACAGCGCGGCTAGGCGGAATTCGCAAATTCGTGAACGATTATTTCACCGCTGCCCAAAAGGAAGAAGGCAAGAAATTCAATGATGCCGAGGTTGAAAAACGGTTGGATGGATTATTCGCAAAACAGGTGGTGGTGGAAAACTTGTTTAGTAGTCCCTCGGTGCCAATGTTATCGATGAAGATTGGTGATATCCGACATCTTGATAAGAGTAAAATTATCGCAGAGTATAATCGACGGGGCATCAGCAAACCGACGGATACACAAATTATGGATTCCTATTGGAGATTGAGGGTACGTTAATGAATAGAGATTTCTCAGACGATGATTATGCTGCGGCGGTAGAGGAAAGCCTGCAACCTCAATTGTCAGCGCAATCACGACCGACTTCATTGGTGAGAGAGAATAGAGAATTTTCAGACGATGACTATGCAGCGGCAGTAGTAGAAAGCCTGCAACCCCAGTCTCCAAAACCAGTAACGCCTTCCTTGGCGCAATCGGCACGTGCGGGATTTGTCCAAGCGGTGGGTACTAATCCTGATGCCTATGCCGAAGCACAGCGTGTTGCCAAACGGGTGGGGGTTCCGGTAACTACTGCGGTTTCCATGCCGAGTGAAATCAATCTCCAGGACAGGGTACGAAGTGTTGACTTCGATACCCTTGCGCATATGTCTCCTGCTACGGCGGCATTGTTTTCCGACCTAGAAAAGGCCAAGGTGGCCCATGACGATATCAACAATCTAAGTACCATTGAATCCAAATTGCGCGCAACCGGTCCCAAGGAAGGAGGCGTGATGGATAATTTGTGGCATTTTGCGCAATCCGTAGCGCGAGCGCCCGAGGGAATTGCCAGGAATATAGCGGCGGGTTTTGTCCCAGGATTTAATGCGCGGGCCTGGGGGGTGATAGAAGGAGCAGGCGCATTGGGTTCTCAATATGTCGAGCGTCCTCTTGGGGTCAATGAGGGCAATGGGGCGTTCGGGTGGCTCCAGGCCAAGGCCGGGGAGTACCGAAGATTGCAAGAGGAAATGATGAGGGAGTGGACGGGGGATTATGCCTCGCGCGGGGATATTGAGAAAGGGATAGCGTCTGGTGGGCAATCTTTGGGAATGATGGCCCCCGGTCTGCTTTTGGCTATCGCTACAGGTAATCCGAAGTTTGCCATTGGATTAGGCGCGGCCCAGCAAGGGAGTGAATCCGTCACCAAGGCGTTGGATCAGGGGGCTTCGGCGGCAACGGCGCTTACTTTGGGTATAGAAGACGCCGGGGCGGAATGGGCCACCGAGATGTTGCCCATGGGGAAATTTATCTCTGATCTGAAGGTGGGCGCACCTTTTTTAAAGTTGTTGGGGAACCAGATGGTTCGGGAGGTTCCGAGCGAATTGGCGGCGACTGCTTGGCAGAATTTCAACGAGTGGGCCAATCTGCATCCAGAAAAGAATATCAGTCAGTATCTCAAAGAGCTTGTCCCCGACGAAGCTCAAACTGTCATTGCCACTATTACCCAAACATTTCTCACTGCGGGTCTAGGTCACACCGTCAACAGCTTTGCTACTCGCGCGGAAAAGGCCGCAACCGCTGAAACCAACGCACCCCAGTTGGAGAACATCGCCAAATTATCAGCAGCCAGTAAAACCCGCCAACGTGACCCGGAAACTTTCGAGCAGTTTGTAAAGGAAGGGGTCAAGGATAGGCCGGTCGATACTACCTTTATCGATGCCAACACTTTGTTTCAGTTAGGGATAGCCGAAGAGGTTGCCAATATTTCGCCTTCCGTTGCGGAACAGTTAACCACTGCGCGTGCCACGGGTGGGTTGATTGCCATTCCGACCGAGGAATACCTAACTCGTATTGCCCCCACGGAATTCTCGGGACCATTGTTGGACCATGTTAAGTTCGACCCGGATGGCTACACCCGTGCCGAATCTGCGGACTTCCTCAAGAACCACGCCGAGGAATTACAGGCAGAGGTCGAGCAGGTGCTGAAGGAAAGGCCAGGCGCTGAAATATTTCGAGAGAGTCAGGAGCGAGTAAAGCAACGCATCTTGGATGAATTGAATACTACCAATCGATTTCCCCAAGAGGTTAACCACCTATATGCAACCCTACCGGCTGCCTATGCGGCGACCCGTGCCGCGAAGATGGGTATCACCCCGGAACAGTTCTTTGATCGGAACCCGTTACGGGTGGTGGAGAAGAGTTTGGGTGGCGATGAGTATGGGCAGAAAGGACATGGACCTTTTGGGCCATCGCTTACGGACTACCACCATGATGCCCAGGGGGCCATCAGTAGGCTGATGGAAATGAAAACCGGTGAGGCTATCGGGGCGCTGCATCACCCGGACATCGGCGATATTGATCTGGTTTGGGGGGCGGAGGGGACAGGAGCGAGTGATGGCTATGGACTCGCAAAACTAGTGAAGTGGCACCCTGAAGTTATTTCAGATTTGCAAGGAATTCTGTCTGAAATGAAAGTGCATTCGCGTAGTGAGAACCGGGTTCAGCTTGAATCAGAAAAACATAAGGGCGGGGTGCGATTGCAATGGGACGGGGAATCAAAGCACTGGCTGCTTACTGCGTATGAAAAAAGAGGCGATGTGGTCACGAGGACGGACACTGACCACACTCAGGGTGAGGGTGACACAGCTCGCCCCACCGTCGCCTCCGAAGACATTGTAGACAAAGCCATCCAGGAATTCTACCAGGGGCAAGCCGTTCTCCGTGGTGCCTACAACCCCCTCGCCAACACCATTGTTCTGCTCCAGGACGCCGATCTGAGCACGTTTCTGCATGAGTTGGGTCATTATTTCTTCGAGAATGATATCCAGTTGGCAGGGGAGCTGCTGTTAAAGGAGCGAACCGAGACATTGAGTGCCGGTGAACAGGAGATCCTGGACGATGTTCACAAGCTGATGAACTCGCACGGCATCAGCGGGGGGCTCGATGAACAGGTGATGACCTGGGAACACCTCAGTCCAGAAGAACGACGCGCCCATCACGAAAAAACAGCGGAGTCGTTTGAACGCTACCTCATCGAAGGGAAGGCCCCCAGCATCGAATTGCACGGTGTTTTTCAGCGGTTCAGAGGTTTTCTTCTGAACGTGTACACCTCGCTTAAAAATTTCCTGAAGGGACATCCAGCTGCGGGCGAACTTTCCGACGAGGTGCGCGGAGTGTTTGATCGGATGCTGGCCACCAATGAGCAGATTGCATTGGCGGAAAAGGGGCGGTCGATGATGCCGCTCTTCACCGATTGGATCCAAGCAGAGAAAGCGGGGATAACATTGCAGGAGTTTGCGGACTATCACGCCCAGGACGCTAATGCCACCAATGATGCCATTCAGGAATTACAGGGGCGCGGGCTACGCGACATGCAATGGTCTTCGAATAAGCGGGGACGCATTATCAAGCAGCTTCAAAAGAAAGCGGATCAAGAACGGCGCATCACCCGTGTTGAAGCACGTCGTGAGGTGATGAGTCAACCTGTCTATCAGGCGTGGGATAAATTAGACCGAGGAGAACTGATAGAGGGAATGGAAACGAAAAAGAAAAGCGATCCCGATGTAGTCGATCCGTCGATGGATTCGCTGCTGACCGCAATGGCTAAGTTGGGGGGGCTGGACCGTGCAGAGGTCGAAGCGGATGGTTGGATTGACCCGAAAGAAAAATCTCCGATGCCGCTCTTCGGGAAGCCATCACTGCGGAAAACCGGGGGGTTGTCCGTCGATGCCATGAGTGAGGCACTGAGCCAGTATGGTTACCTGCGCCTGGATGAGCACGGGAAATGGGAGGTGGCCGAGTTGGAAGATAAAGTCAGGGACGAGTTAGCGGGTACTCCGCGCTACTCCAACGCGGTCGATCCGGATAGATTGGGGAGTCGTCTACTCAAAACTGGCGCCAAGGGGCGGTTAGATCGCGGCGGGTTGTTGGATATTGGGCTCTCCGAAGAACAAATATATGAGTTGGATAAGAAAGGGGTTACAGCGGCGGATGGAATCCATCCCGACCTAGCAGCGGAACGCCTGGGATTTTCTTCAGGGGATGAACTGGCGCGGGCCTTGATTGCAGCAGAACCGCCCAAATGGGCGATTGAGAAGCTCACAGATTTCAACATGCTGATTCGCCATGGGGAATTGGCTACACCGGAGGCGATTGAACGGGCCGCCGATCAGGCCATCCACACCGAGGTGCGGGCGCGTTTTGTGGCAACGGAAGAAGCTATCCTGGCGAAAGCGGTGGGTAAGCGCGGGGTGTTATTGAGTGCGGCCCGTGAGTTTGCCCATAAGATGATTAGTCAGCTCAAGGTCCGCGATGTCCGCCCCAGTCGATACTCCTCTGCTGGGGAGCGTGCGGCGCGTGTCGCAGTGAATGCGGAACGCAACGGTGATATAGCTACCGCTGCCGCTGAGAAGCGCAACCAGGTGATCAATATCCAGGCTGCGCGTGCCGCGCATTCGGCGCGTGAGGAGATAGAGGCAACCGTCAAATACCTGCGCGGATTTGCCAAGCCCACCATCCGCAAGAAACTTTCCAACGAGTATTTGGATCGGATAGACCGATTACTGGAAAATGTGGATCTCGCTAACCGGTCTCTCAAGCAGATTGATAGTGATAACAGTCTGCGCGGCTGGGTGGAGGCCAAGCTAAGTGAAGGCGAAGACCCAAGTATTTCCGAGGCGTTGTTATCGAAAGAGGACCGCGCCCGCTACCATGAGCGGCTCCAGGCTGTCAACGCCAACGGCGACCCTGTCTATAGGGACGAAGAGGCAGCCTTGATTTTGTTGGCCAGTTTCATCGATGACAGTGCCCAACGCTCATATAAGGAAATGACCGTCGAGGAATTGCGTGGTTTGCGCGACACGGTAAAGCAAATGGAACACCTGGCGCGGCGCGAGAAGGAAGTGATGACGAGTCAAGTGAGAATTTCGTATGAAGAAAAGAAAGCTCAACTCTGCGATGAGCTAGTAGCTAACGCCAGAGAGTCGGGAAAACATGTGGGTACCAGTGCCACGCTTATTGGCAGTAAAAAGGAAAAGATATCTGCTTATGGTGTAAGTCACATCAAGGTAGCCATCTGGGCGAAGATTTTTGGTGGGGGGAAAGAAAATGGAGTTTTCTGGAATACCTTTATCCGTAGTGCCAATGAACGCGCTACTTTCGAGGCATCGCGTCGTGCTGCGACTACCGAATTCCTGATGAAGATTATTAATCCCCTGCTCGATAAATTGAGCATTTCGGACATAGTGGGGAAAGGAAAATATTTTCCTGAGATTAAAGGGTCACTGAACTGGAAGCAGCGATTTAGCACTCTGCTGAATTGTGGTAACGAGAAGAATCTTCAACGTCTGATGGGGGGAGGTATCGCGGGAGTGGTTCCCAAGTTAGAAATCTCACAGATTAGGGCGATACTAAAAACATTTACTAGGGAAGAAGTACTTGCCGCTCAGGCAATTTGGGACCATTTCGAAAGCTTTCGGCCCGAAATGGCCGCCAAGGAATTGCGGGTGAACGGGGTAGAGCCAGAATGGGTTGCCGCAACTCCCTTCACGCTTGAAACCGTTGATGGGCATACCGTGGAGTTGCGGGGCGGTTATTTTCCGATTGTGTTCGACTCGAAGGCCAGCGTTGCCGCTCAACAACATGAGGATGCGCGCTCTGGTAAAGAATTGATGCAGGCAGCTTACTCCAAAACAACAACCAATCGGGGGCATTTTAAGGGAAGAGTGGAAGAGGTTCATGATCGACCATTGTTATTGACAATGCAGGCGCTTTACTCGGGATTTGATAATGTAATCCACGACCTTGCATGGCACGAGTGGGTGATTGATTTCAACAAGTTGATGAGCGGCCCAGTTCGTGATGCTATTCTCGACCACTACGGGGTGAATGTTTACCATGAAATAACCAGTTGGCGAGACAATATCATTGTTGGACCTCAGAAGATTAACGGTATAATGGAATATGCGGCTAGTTTTCTACGAAAGAATATCAGCCCGGCCGCATTAGCTTTCAATACAATCAGTGCGCCGCTTCAACTCGTCGGGATTATGCAGTCCGGTTCTATAGTGGGGTGGAAGTGGGTTGGCACGGGAATCCTTGAATACCTGAGAAATCCTCTGGAGAAAACAAGACAGGTAAATGGGTTGTCCGGCTTCATGGCCTCACGGACACGCACCATGTTTCGTGACCTCAACGAATTGCGTAATCGAGTGGAGGGTAAGACTTTAATGCGGGAGAAGTTTGAACGATACGAGTATTCCCTGATTTCGTTCTTCCAACAGATAGTAGACGTTATCACCTGGTTGGGCGCGTATCAAAAGGCATTGGGGGGCGAACATGATTTAGATACTGCGCGGGCGTTGGCTGATCAAGCGGTGAAAGATTCTCAGGGAGGTGGTGAAGTAGTTGATCAGGCGGGGGTTGTTCGGGGGTCTCAGGTGAATAGATTATTCACTGTGTTCTACGACTTTATGAATACTCAGGCAAATGTTTTGTATCTGAAAGGGGCGACGGCACAAAACAGAGCGGATATGTTCATGAACTTTGCGTTGGTGGGGGTATTGGCCCCCGTGCTGGGCGCGGTATTGAGGGATGCGTTAGTTCCAGGAGATTCTGGTAATTGGGACGACATGGAAAAGGCAATTAAGAAATTGGGTTTGGAGGTGGGCTCTAATTTTATAGGAATGTTTTTGTTGGCCAGGGAATTTAACGAAGTTCTTAAAGCATTCTATGGGGAAAGTCTTGGGTATCAAGGTCCTGCCGGTCTGCGTCCTGTTGCTGATTTGGTAAACCTAGGAAAACAGGCGGTGCAAGGTGATCTTGATTTGCCATTCTTTAAGGCGTTGGACAAAGTTTTGGGGGACTTTGCGCGTATTCCAGCGGTTCAGATAAATAGAACACTGACCGGGATTGATGCGTTGCGTGAAGGAAAGACTGACAACCCGGCCGCGCTTGTCTTTGGTTTCCAGCACAAGTAAGGCGGACGGCTATGACGAATATCGACTTATACCGAGTCTTTCCAATCATACAGCAGCAGATTAAGAAACTACACGATTTATTGAGTCGTTCTCTGCAATTTCCTGCATCGGAAGGATCTTTAAACGCAACGTTGCCGACGAAAGACCAAAGAAAGGGGAAGGTTGTTGCGTTCGATGACGTGAACGGTGACCTTGTAGTTGTTGATCAGCATGTCACGACAGCGGGGGAATTAGGTCTTGGTGATTCGGCAACGCGAGACGTAGGGACGGAATCGTGGAACGTGGCGGCTGGTAATTCTGTCGGGGACCTGAAAAAATATCTCGAAAATTCTGGGACCACGGCGGTAAATGCTGCAACGGTGCTAGATCTACGATCTCCAGAGAATCATTTAGTGAGTATTGATTCTTTAGGTGGAGGTATTACCGTAAGCGCGGTTCTATTGAATCGGTATCAGACCGTGAGATTAATATTCTCAGGGCATACAACGCTTAGACACGGGACGTATAGCTATGAAGGGACTCTATATACGCTAGACATGGGTGGTAGCGATATAGTTACCAATTATTTTGATACCTGCGAATTGGTTTCTGGTCCAGTAAATACCGTTACGTGTACAGCGTACTACCGCGCAAATGGCAAGCCGGTTCGGTTCCCGTCTACTAACGACCTTGGTCTCGGCGACGCGGCAACCCTTAGCGTAGGCACCACTGCGGGGACCGTTGCGGCGGGGAATCATAGCCACGTTTCTGGGACGTCAATAGCGGTGGGCACCCCGCTCGATATGCGAACGGGTACCGCAACGCACGTCCACATAACCGGGAGCGGGGATGTCGGCGCGTTCTACCTGAACGATGGGCAGGTAGTGATCCTGACGTTTGACGGAACCGTCAGATTCCATTGTGGTTATGACCGCTATAACTGTGCCCCTGGCTCTGATTCAAGCGGATGGGTCACTGTGGTCGCAGGGGACCGTCTGACGCTTGTGGGGAATGCCTCACAGGAGTCAGTATGTACGGGTTTTTTGCGCTGGACAGGTAAACCTGTGGTTCCTAATTCATATCAGGAGATTCCTGACGTTGATGACTACGGGGGGTTAACGGTAATGGCAATGGCTGCCCCAAGGATAACTAGTGGACACAGATTGGTATGGCTGCCGGCACTTAACCTGGTCGATGGGTCAGATACAGATACGGCCAGTCTAGGTTATGCGATTGGCATGACTTTAAATGCGGCAATTCAAGGAGACATGATCAGAGTTGCGATTTCTGGTAAGATATCAGAACCCTCATGGAGTTTTACGACTGGCCGTATATACGCTTTTGAAGGTGGGGCTTTTACGCAAACGCTCCCGTCAACAGGGGCTATGATATGTGTCGGCAGAGCACTTTCGAATACTGAGATGTATTTTCAACCTCAACCTACAATCATTCTTGGGTGATAAATGGCTACTAAATATTTGAAAAACGTTACAGGAACAATTACCGAACAATCGACTGTTTCGACGAGTGCAGGGGCGGGAGATGCGGATAAAATACCATCATTAAATGCGTCTGGTGTGCTTGATGATACGATCATAAATGCGTCTGCGACAGTATCAGCTAACAAAACCGCTAAATTAAATGCGTCTGGTGTACTAAATTCGGCACTATTCCAAGGAATTACGTCTACAGCTGGGGCGGGTGATACAGGTAAAACACCTATCCTCGATGCAGGCGGGAGGGTAGATACGTCATTTATGCCAATCGGGGTAGTTGCCGAGACAGCGATAATTGCGTCTAGTGAAAACCTGGTCGCTGGCGATTTTGTAAATGTCTGGAACTCCGCTGGAGCCCCTAAAGTTAGAAAAGCAGATGGATCTACATCAGGTAAAACCGCTGATGGTTTTGTTTTATCATCGGTTACCAGTCCTGCCAATGCAACCGTGTATTTTGAGGGATCGAATAATGCTGTTACTGGGGCGACCGCAGGGGTAGTTTTTCTTTCCGGGTCAGTCGCAGGAGGATTCACATCTACGGCTCCTACCGCAGCAGGATCTACAGTACAGAGAATCGGAGTGGCAACCAGTGCAACTAATATAAAATTCGTCCCCAGCGTTCCAGTCACATTAGCATAACTCATGTCTATAACTATTGGTGGGACACAAATATCATTGCCTACGTTATCGTCTGATGGGCTGATAGAAAACAGCGTGGTGACAGGCATCACAGCTAGCACAACAC is part of the Gammaproteobacteria bacterium genome and encodes:
- a CDS encoding hypothetical protein (Evidence 5 : Unknown function), translating into MPVTTLFSISPSDDNVGNDICVPPIVIDMSYANVTGTLGTNFILVALVATPILCTVDPAAVGAVDVNPPATDPERKTTPAVAPVTALFDPSKYTVALAGLVTDDKTKPSAVLPDVDPSAFLTLGAPAEFQTFTKSPATRFSLDAIIAVSATTPIGINDVSTLPPASRIGVLPVSPAPAVDVIPWNSAEFSTPDAFNLAVLLADTVADAFMIVSSSTPDAFNDGILSASPAPALVETVDCSVIVPVTFFKYLVAIYHPRMIVG